Within Aureibacillus halotolerans, the genomic segment GTTTCATAAACAGGATGACGAATGGAAATAAACGAAAAAAAAGCCAAGGCGATCCTGCCACCTTGGCTTTTACTACAATGATGTGGATAACGTGGAATGAGCCAAACCCTTTAACTTTTTAACAATGGTTTTGTATTCTTCATCCTCAGGTTGTGTTTGCAAAATGACTTGCTCGCAATCATA encodes:
- a CDS encoding sigma factor G inhibitor Gin; its protein translation is MEHSKDKSCVICEQTKDRGIYLYNRYICYDCEQVILQTQPEDEEYKTIVKKLKGLAHSTLSTSL